The proteins below come from a single Gemmatimonadota bacterium genomic window:
- a CDS encoding elongation factor Tu gives EKELRFAIREGGRTVGAGVVTDITE, from the coding sequence GAGAAGGAACTTCGGTTCGCCATTCGCGAGGGCGGTCGGACGGTCGGTGCCGGTGTCGTCACGGATATTACGGAGTAG